Proteins co-encoded in one Synechococcales cyanobacterium T60_A2020_003 genomic window:
- a CDS encoding CHAT domain-containing protein — protein sequence MTQEFHISVTPVGNGEYLVRTEQVAPGVPLAEEQVFWAVEDWLEQARQLMTDPLVGMLQGDNVERVKGGLGTESDRGSPLTLRDLGKRLYSKLFQGTLRDSWVIAQGIAQHRKEVLRLRLGLKGTSLLQLPWEVMAEGDRDLHGAGIRTIATGTDVLFSRYQPGISLRPERDRLQATGTHHPLRILMVIATPRDSDQLALTTEAEQLQHELKQPIEAATSAHALANIELTILRQPGREQLTQALEQSRYQVLHYAGHSNLGEAGGDLYLVNERTGLTELLSGDDLAGLLVNNGIQMAVFNSCRGGYTAALDRTRSRDRNLAEALVSRGIPAVLAMAERIPDDVALVLTRLFYRNLKLGYPVDLSLSRARQGLISSYGSHQLYWALPTLYLHPDFDGYLYGGDRTITNPADRLLHSTDWMTELESLKGRASLVESVQDTEELDLDDDLGDESWEQAETVASLVRQLEDEIPVSTDTVAVVMGTAVHSPSEPSSTEAVASSCPAIAPPSKSSTSKSNPGQQKTPKRHRTAWIGAAGLLAIALLGGLWWRFPQVMNGMWTVDIPGLAMEPSPSPDPRSISQVDWDTENPKAVTQLAIRLFNQGDMLTAQDAVESLLNRGAMDEAKTALEAVPIESQNDATVHFLRGRLLWNGIQSGDSAVRVADARQEWQKAAQLRPSEPNYWIALGFAYYAEDQPYDAIQSWLKALDIFESQSTPLQTSATAADPATAAIAPANTPALSPDLQNLYGGIAIGFFALSKQQPPEQQTFLREKAIAINQSIAQPPFDPAQSDLQWLWSTPALEQWRALQKMN from the coding sequence GTGACCCAAGAGTTTCATATCTCAGTAACCCCCGTTGGTAATGGTGAATATTTGGTGCGAACCGAACAGGTTGCACCGGGGGTTCCCTTAGCAGAAGAACAGGTCTTCTGGGCAGTTGAAGACTGGCTGGAACAGGCGCGACAACTGATGACCGATCCGCTGGTGGGGATGCTCCAAGGCGATAACGTCGAGCGGGTGAAGGGTGGACTCGGAACCGAGTCTGATCGAGGGTCGCCCCTAACCCTGCGGGATTTGGGCAAACGGCTTTACAGTAAACTCTTTCAGGGAACGCTTCGCGATAGCTGGGTGATTGCTCAAGGCATTGCCCAACATCGTAAGGAAGTGCTGCGACTCCGGCTAGGACTCAAGGGAACATCACTGCTGCAACTGCCCTGGGAAGTCATGGCTGAGGGCGATCGCGATCTCCACGGTGCAGGCATTCGCACGATCGCCACCGGAACCGACGTTCTCTTTTCGCGATATCAACCGGGCATTAGCTTACGACCAGAGCGCGATCGCCTTCAAGCTACCGGGACTCACCATCCGCTGCGAATTTTGATGGTGATTGCCACCCCGCGCGACAGCGATCAGCTTGCCCTGACCACCGAAGCCGAGCAACTTCAGCACGAGCTAAAACAACCGATAGAGGCCGCCACATCCGCCCACGCCCTTGCCAACATCGAACTCACGATTCTGCGCCAGCCCGGACGAGAGCAACTGACCCAGGCTCTAGAACAGAGTCGGTATCAAGTGCTTCACTACGCAGGCCACAGCAATTTGGGCGAGGCGGGAGGAGACTTGTACCTGGTCAACGAACGCACCGGACTGACAGAACTCCTGAGCGGCGATGATCTCGCTGGATTGCTGGTGAACAACGGGATTCAGATGGCTGTGTTCAATTCCTGTCGTGGAGGCTATACCGCTGCACTCGATCGCACCCGATCGCGCGATCGCAATTTGGCAGAAGCCCTAGTCAGTCGCGGGATTCCCGCCGTCTTAGCGATGGCAGAACGGATTCCCGACGATGTGGCCTTAGTCCTGACTCGCCTGTTCTACCGCAACTTGAAGCTGGGCTATCCGGTGGATCTCAGCCTGAGTCGGGCACGGCAGGGGCTCATTTCCTCCTATGGTTCCCATCAGCTTTACTGGGCGCTGCCCACCCTCTACCTCCATCCCGATTTTGATGGCTACCTGTACGGGGGCGATCGCACCATCACTAATCCTGCCGATCGTCTTCTGCACTCTACGGACTGGATGACGGAGTTGGAATCGCTTAAAGGCCGAGCCAGTTTGGTCGAATCCGTTCAGGACACCGAGGAGTTAGACCTAGACGACGATCTGGGCGATGAATCCTGGGAACAGGCAGAAACCGTCGCGAGTTTGGTACGCCAACTCGAAGATGAGATTCCCGTTTCTACAGATACGGTCGCGGTGGTCATGGGAACGGCGGTGCATTCCCCCTCCGAGCCATCCTCTACGGAAGCGGTGGCCTCGTCCTGTCCGGCGATCGCCCCACCATCCAAGTCCTCAACGTCTAAGTCAAACCCTGGACAGCAGAAAACCCCCAAACGGCACCGAACCGCTTGGATAGGGGCAGCCGGACTATTGGCGATCGCCTTACTGGGTGGGCTGTGGTGGCGATTCCCGCAGGTGATGAACGGGATGTGGACGGTCGATATTCCAGGCTTAGCGATGGAACCCTCTCCGTCGCCCGATCCCCGATCCATTTCCCAGGTGGATTGGGATACTGAAAACCCGAAGGCCGTCACCCAACTGGCGATCCGCCTGTTCAACCAGGGCGATATGCTCACCGCCCAGGATGCCGTGGAGAGTTTGCTGAATCGAGGGGCGATGGATGAAGCGAAGACGGCTCTGGAGGCAGTGCCCATCGAATCTCAAAATGATGCCACCGTGCATTTTCTTAGGGGACGGTTGCTCTGGAACGGCATCCAGTCTGGGGACTCGGCGGTTCGGGTTGCTGATGCGCGGCAAGAATGGCAGAAAGCGGCTCAGTTGCGACCCAGCGAGCCAAACTACTGGATTGCCCTAGGTTTTGCCTACTACGCCGAGGATCAACCCTACGACGCGATTCAGTCTTGGCTGAAAGCTCTGGATATTTTTGAAAGCCAGTCTACTCCGCTCCAAACCTCTGCGACGGCTGCCGATCCAGCTACGGCGGCGATCGCCCCTGCAAACACCCCTGCCCTCAGCCCCGATCTGCAAAATCTCTATGGGGGAATAGCCATTGGCTTCTTTGCCCTCTCGAAACAACAACCGCCAGAGCAGCAAACCTTTCTCCGCGAGAAGGCGATCGCCATCAACCAGTCTATTGCTCAACCTCCGTTTGATCCGGCTCAAAGCGATCTGCAATGGCTGTGGAGCACGCCAGCCCTAGAGCAATGGCGAGCGTTACAAAAGATGAACTAA